The Triticum aestivum cultivar Chinese Spring chromosome 7B, IWGSC CS RefSeq v2.1, whole genome shotgun sequence genome window below encodes:
- the LOC123163117 gene encoding probable non-specific lipid-transfer protein 2, whose amino-acid sequence MGSNKAAVCVLSLVLCSLLAANTAAAAGCDASALSPCVGAIMLGGPVTPGCCARLRAQRACLCQYARDPSYRGYVNSPRAQSVVAACGLPRPKC is encoded by the coding sequence ATGGGCAGCAACAAGGCCGCGGTGTGCGTGCTGTCGCTCGTCCTGTGCAGCCTACTCGCCGcgaacacggcggcggcggcgggttgcGACGCGAGCGCGCTGAGCCCGTGCGTGGGCGCCATCATGCTGGGCGGGCCGGTGACGCCGGGGTGCTGCGCGCGGCTGCGCGCCCAGCGGGCGTGCCTGTGCCAGTACGCGCGCGACCCGTCGTACCGCGGCTACGTCAACAGCCCCAGGGCGCAGAGCGTCGTCGCCGCCTGCGGCCTCCCCAGGCCCAAGTGCTGA